In Camarhynchus parvulus chromosome Z, STF_HiC, whole genome shotgun sequence, a genomic segment contains:
- the CZH5orf63 gene encoding glutaredoxin-like protein C5orf63 homolog, giving the protein MMVLCFLSRALPRARHSPSPLGRQLCSASTNKPILTLFTKKPCPLCDEAKEVLEPYKRRFILQEVDITLPENSAWYDKYKYDIPVFHLNGKFLMKHRVDIPKFEDRLRKLELQSEGNQ; this is encoded by the exons ATGATGGTGCTCTGTTTCCTGAGCAGAGCCCTTCCACGAGCCAGGCATTCACCCAGCCCACTGGGGAGACAACTCTGTTCAGCCAGCACGAATAAACCAATCTTGACTTTATTCACCAAG aaaCCATGCCCTCTGTGTGATGAAGCAAAAGAAGTTCTTGAGCCATACAAGAGAAGG TTCATTCTGCAGGAGGTGGATATTACCCTTCCAGAGAACTCGGCCTGGTATGATAAATACAAATATGACATACCTGTTTTTCACTTAAATGGGAAGTTCCTAATGAAGCACCGAGTCGACATTCCAAAGTTTGAGGACCGGCTTAGGAAGCTGGAGCTGCAAAGTGAGGGAAACCAATGA